One genomic region from Candidatus Dependentiae bacterium encodes:
- a CDS encoding glutamate--tRNA ligase codes for MDSKNVRVRFAPSPTGFMHLGNVRAALINFLFAQQKQGTFILRIEDTDQQRNIDPAGTQIMSDLEWLNLSYTEGPVKGGPYAPYYQSERQHVYQHHLEVLKKEQLVYRCFCSIEELEKKRQRQLALKTPPRYDRACAGLSEQKIAELLSAHTPFIWRFKLDYDKPVEFYDLAHKTMHFDLSHFSDIPLTRQDGSFTFMFANFVDDMVMKITHVFRGEDHLTNTAAQTALYRAFNAPLPIFYHLPIIGNQQGKKLSKRDFGFSLNDLRDAGYLPEALCNYLGIIGRSFEHEIMTLEQLAAAFSFDDLSSTGQIRYDLEKLRWVNHQWIMHYDTQKLVTLCLPYLEAAYPQIVDLPKEKLTELIKHSQQEIVTLKESVNVLEFYFNIPEFSRELLEHYHFGDHKFLLHKLIALLVEHLDSPDQAVKAAQALCKQEKAPIKDIFTILRLALTGKAQGPGIKDLLALLPVEQSRARLLRLLD; via the coding sequence ATGGACAGTAAAAACGTACGTGTACGCTTCGCCCCCTCTCCTACAGGATTTATGCATTTAGGCAATGTACGCGCAGCATTAATTAATTTTTTATTTGCTCAACAAAAGCAAGGCACTTTTATATTACGCATAGAAGACACCGATCAACAGCGCAATATAGATCCTGCTGGCACTCAGATAATGTCTGACTTAGAATGGCTTAATTTATCTTATACAGAAGGACCAGTAAAAGGCGGTCCTTACGCGCCGTATTACCAATCAGAGCGCCAACACGTATATCAGCACCATTTAGAAGTGCTTAAAAAAGAACAATTAGTATATCGTTGCTTTTGTTCTATAGAAGAGCTTGAAAAAAAACGGCAACGGCAGCTTGCCCTTAAAACACCGCCACGTTACGATCGTGCATGCGCTGGGCTCAGTGAACAAAAAATAGCTGAGCTTTTAAGCGCACATACCCCTTTTATTTGGCGCTTTAAACTGGACTATGATAAACCAGTAGAATTTTATGATCTTGCTCATAAGACTATGCATTTTGATTTATCACATTTTTCTGATATTCCTCTTACTCGACAAGATGGTAGCTTTACCTTTATGTTTGCTAACTTTGTTGATGATATGGTAATGAAAATCACGCATGTTTTTAGAGGCGAAGATCATTTGACTAATACTGCTGCACAAACAGCACTTTATCGCGCATTTAACGCCCCACTACCTATTTTTTACCATTTACCTATAATTGGCAACCAACAGGGCAAAAAGCTTTCTAAACGTGATTTTGGATTTTCATTAAATGATCTACGTGACGCTGGTTATTTACCAGAAGCTTTATGTAATTACTTAGGCATTATTGGTAGATCTTTTGAGCACGAAATTATGACGCTCGAGCAACTTGCTGCCGCGTTTAGTTTTGACGATTTGTCATCTACAGGACAAATTAGATATGATTTAGAAAAACTGCGCTGGGTAAACCATCAGTGGATTATGCACTACGATACACAAAAACTCGTAACTTTGTGTCTTCCCTACTTAGAAGCAGCGTATCCACAGATAGTTGATTTACCTAAAGAAAAACTCACTGAGCTTATAAAGCATAGTCAGCAAGAGATAGTAACGCTTAAAGAAAGCGTTAACGTTCTTGAATTTTATTTTAATATTCCTGAATTTTCACGTGAACTATTAGAACATTACCATTTTGGTGATCATAAATTTTTACTGCATAAGTTAATTGCACTACTAGTGGAACACCTAGATTCTCCTGATCAAGCAGTTAAAGCTGCTCAAGCACTTTGCAAACAAGAAAAAGCTCCTATAAAAGATATTTTTACTATTCTGCGCTTAGCGCTTACGGGCAAAGCACAAGGCCCGGGCATTAAAGATCTTTTAGCGTTATTACCAGTTGAACAATCACGTGCTCGTCTTTTACGATTGCTTGATTAG